Part of the Candidatus Methylacidiphilales bacterium genome, ATTGGGAACGCAACGGTAATCACCAAATAGTGATCAGACTCTTTCGTTTTTTTGGTGCGGAGGTTTGAAAACCATGACTTGATGCAGCTGGGGGGCTTCTTTAGTTTAGAAACCTCATGCACGCCCACGAAGTCTGGCAGAAATCGCCCCCCACCCTGGTCCACGAAATTCTGGAAGCCTCCTACCTTGGCCAGAAGAAGCTTTACCGGGAATTGGTGGCCGATATGGCGGCCAACCTGCGCAAGCGCGAACAGTTCCTCTTGAAGCTGCCCCGTTCCGAGCGGCACCAGCTCTTCCACCCCCTCCTTGGCCTGCCGGATTTCGAACTTCTGGGCCAGAACCTTCTCATTGTCTGGCTGGGTCAGACCCAGGACGCCATGTTGTCGGCCTTCCTCGATCACATGGGCATCAAACACGACGGCAAAGGATATGCCGAATCCTTCCCGGAGTCGGTCGAAGAGGCCAGGCTGAAGAAAGCTGTGACGGCGCTCTACGAGGCCTTCCCTGCGGAAAAAGTGAACATCTACCTGGGTGTGATGGAACGGGTCTCCGGGGTTTCCTGGCCCGCCCTGGCTCCTCTGGTCCGCTGGCCCGCTGATGCCCCGGCTGTTTGAAGCCAAATCATATACGTCAGTAACAAAATGCCTTACGGGAGGGCGAAGCTCCCGCTGAGCCGCGATTGGAAGAATGTCTACAAACCGGCTCGGCGGGAGCCTCGCCCTCCCAAAGATCCCTTCGTCCGGTCAATAGGATTGGGTTTCATTCGTTTCAGTTGGTTGGCCACACATACCTTGGATTTTTAGCCGCGGAAACGATTCCTTGGCTTACAGTGAGGGGACGCGGCCTCTATGAGGAAGGCCGGTAACCGAAGTAGCGGTTTTCTTTCACCATCCGGGCCACCGGCTCGCTGACTAGCTTCTCCCAAGTGTGGTCGTCGGCGGCGATGCGGGCGGCCACGTCGCGCGAGGAATGGGTCACGGTGGCGGGGCATTCGCTGTCGACATCGACGATGAAGCGGTTTTCCAACAGGTGCTCGTGCAGGTGTTTGAGGTGGGCGGGAACGGTGATGTTGGCTGATTTGAGGAGTTTGCGTTCCTCGCTCAAAGCCGGATAGACATAGAGGCGGAGGTCGTTCTTGAAGAGCCGCCCGAAACCCTCAAGGATCCCACCCTCCAGTGAGGTGTAGTATTTTTCGTTGAAAATTTCCTGGAGGAGGCTGATGCCGAGCACGATGCCGAGCATCTTCGGGCTGTTGCGGCGGAGGAAGGCGGCCAGTCGGTGGAACTCGGCAAAGTTGGAGATCATGACCGTCTTGCCAAGCGTGCTGAGGATGTCGACGCGGGCGAGGAAATCTTCCGGGTCGACATCGCCGGCGTTGAGCAGGTTGTTGACGGTGATTTCCATGATCTCGATGGGCGGGTCGCCGGCATTCTGCGGTTCGACCATGAACTGGCGGTGGGCGGCTGCGATCATGTCCAGATTTACCTGGGTGACGGGCCGGAAGTTGCCGCGTTCCAGCAGGACGGGATGCCGGTAAAGGACCTCCGAGGCCTGGTGCACCAGGCGGTCGGGGGAGAAGACGACCGCCGGGGTCAGGTTCTTGCGCACGAGTTGGAGGTTGATCAGGCGGTTGTCGAGGTGGGCGAAGTCCTCGCCTCGGAATTCGAGCATATCGACTTCGATCCGGTCGCGGTTGAGATCGTCGAGCAGGGTGTCGATGACAAGGTCGGGATTTTCGTTGTAATAGACCGAGCCGAAGATGAGGTTGACGCCGATGATGCCGAGGGCTTCCTGTTGGGAGAGGTTCTCTTTGTCGAGGAGGCGGACGTGGAGGATGATGTCGCTGGGGGCGGCCCCGGGTCGCCGCTGGAAGCGGATGCCCATCCATCCGTGGCATTCGTGGTTGCCGCGGTAGCTGCGGGCGGCGACGGTGTTGGCATAGACGAAGAAGCAGGTTTGATCGCCGCGTTTTTCCTGGAGTCGCTCGAGGAGGAGGCCGTACTCGTGGTCGAGCATGGTCATGAGGCGTTGGCGGCTGACATAGCGGGGGGTGGGGCCGTAGATGGCGTCGCTGAAGGTCATGTCATAGGCCGACATGCTCTTGGCAACGGTGCTGGCCGCGCCGCCGACGCGGAAGAACCAGCGCGCCACTTCCTGGGCCGCCCCGATCTCGGCGAAGGTGCCGTAGCGGAGGGCATCAATGTTGATGCGGAGGGCTTTTTGGTGCGTGTTGAGCGACTCCGGCTTCATGGCCTCATTAAAGACAGAAATACGGAATGCGAAATGTTAAATGCGGAATGGGCAGAGGGCTGTCGGTTATCTGCTAGCAGCCAAGAAACTGGAGCCAAAGCAGGCAAATCAAATCGAACTGCCGTGTAGCCACGAATGCGATTTCGTGGAGGATGAGGGTCTACGAACTCACGTTCGAAGTGACAGGGAATTGACCCTGTACGGTGTGTCAGAGGTGGCCGAGTTGGGCCGATTTTTCGGCCAAACGGGCGGCTTCGGCGGCGCGTTGCTTGGCGCTCTTGGCCTGCCAGTCTTCCCAGGATGTGCCGAAGGCGACGTCGGCCCCGCTGAAGATGACCGACTGGACGTCGTCGAAGCGGACGTCTTTGGCCACGGAGTCTTTGCCTTCTTTGACGAAGAGGGAAATGGAACCTGCTTGGGCGTTGTGGTTGAAGATGAAGCCCTCGGCGGTGGTTCCGTCCTTCAGGCGGAGGGTGACGTCGCCGCGGTAGTCAAAAGCGAGGCGGATGGCTTCTTCGAGTTCGGCGCGGGTGGTGGGTTCGAAGGTGCGGCCTTCGAGTTCGCTGCGGCCGATGGTGGCGTGGGATTTGTCCTGTTGGGGCACGGGAAGTATTTCTGATTGGTGATTTTAGATTGCGGATTGGAGAATCGGAACCGGGGACGATTGGTATCAGTATTGAAGCTGGGCTTTGACGGTGCGGGCGAAGCCGGCGAGGGAACCGAAGGTGTCGTCGACCGAGGTGGCTTCGTAGCCGCAGTGGACCATGCAGTCTTTGCAGCGGACTTCGCTGCTCTTGTGGCCGTACTTCGACCATTCGGTG contains:
- a CDS encoding TonB-dependent receptor, translating into MKPESLNTHQKALRINIDALRYGTFAEIGAAQEVARWFFRVGGAASTVAKSMSAYDMTFSDAIYGPTPRYVSRQRLMTMLDHEYGLLLERLQEKRGDQTCFFVYANTVAARSYRGNHECHGWMGIRFQRRPGAAPSDIILHVRLLDKENLSQQEALGIIGVNLIFGSVYYNENPDLVIDTLLDDLNRDRIEVDMLEFRGEDFAHLDNRLINLQLVRKNLTPAVVFSPDRLVHQASEVLYRHPVLLERGNFRPVTQVNLDMIAAAHRQFMVEPQNAGDPPIEIMEITVNNLLNAGDVDPEDFLARVDILSTLGKTVMISNFAEFHRLAAFLRRNSPKMLGIVLGISLLQEIFNEKYYTSLEGGILEGFGRLFKNDLRLYVYPALSEERKLLKSANITVPAHLKHLHEHLLENRFIVDVDSECPATVTHSSRDVAARIAADDHTWEKLVSEPVARMVKENRYFGYRPSS